A part of Amphiprion ocellaris isolate individual 3 ecotype Okinawa chromosome 16, ASM2253959v1, whole genome shotgun sequence genomic DNA contains:
- the LOC129350803 gene encoding THAP domain-containing protein 2-like, with protein MPAHCAAYSYTLRRTIETRKLGMTFHRFPRDYGLRRKWEAALRTEGFAANDEWVLCSDHFKPVSLTGMSRFVGLDLVSFHQCLTSRLILEEYVPERPQPSSLEILGSVSLRSLSISPHIHQPLEHISKVLLGQLSFPSEEVPPDEGAF; from the exons atgccggctcactgtgctgcatacagttacacactacgtcgtacgattgagacaaggaaacttggaatgacttttcatag gtttcccagagactatgggctGAGGAGGAAGTGGGAAGCAGCTCTGAGGACAGAGGGGTTTGCTGCAAATGATGAGTGGGTGCTctgcagtgatcattttaaacctgTGAGTTTGACAGGGATGAGCaggtttgtcggcttagacctggtgtcattccatcagtgtttaacttcccggctcatcttggaagagtacgtgccagaaagaccacaaccaagcagccttgagatcttaggcagcgtctccctgag gtccctctctatctccccacacatccaccaaccactggaacacatctccaaagttctgctgggccagctcagcttcccctcagaagaagttccaccagatgaaggagccttttga